From Fusobacterium varium:
GTATATGTTACTCTATTGGCTCTTTCAATTCCTACAGTTCCAGCTAAAAAAACTATTATATTCAAACTTATACTGGTAATTATCCAAGGACCTACACTAACAATTGAAGAGTATGCTATAGCTTTAACATCTCCAAAAGCTTTATCTTTTTCAGAAAATAATTTCCTTAATTCAAAACCTATTCCTGCCATTTTTATTCACCTAATTTTTTATATATTTCTTTATATCTATTGATATAAAAATCTTTTGTATAGTATTTTTTTACTATTATTTTTCCATTTTCAGCATATTCTTTTAATCTATTTTTATTTTGGTATAACTTTATTAATTCTTTTCCAAGATCAGTATACGAAGTAGGTGGAATAATAACTCCAGCCTTCCCTACATCTGTCCAGCCATTAAGTATTTCTCTGCAGTTCCCTACATCAGTAGCAATAAAAGGAATGCCAGAAGCTAATCCTTCAAGTATGCTAAGGGGTTGACCTTCTGAAATAGAAGTAAGAAGAAGTAAATCAAGAAAACTATAATATTCTTTTACATCCACCCTTCCTGTAAAAATTACTTTATCAGAAAGGACAAAATCTTTAACCAGTTCCTTACATTCTTCAAAGTATTCTATATCTTCTTCATAAGGACCAACAAGCCAGAGTTTAGCCTCTGGAATTTTTTCAGAAGCTATTTTAAACCCTTTTATCATCATTTTTACATCTTTTATAGGAACTATTCTTAAAACAGAACCTACATTGAACCCCTCTTTTTTATATTTAGGTATAGCAGAATATAATTTTTCATCAATTCCATTAGGAATAACTACACATTTTTCAGAAGAAGCACCATTTTCAATTTGTACTTCACTATTGTATTTAAATAAAGATATAATTAAATCGCAATATTGATAAGTAAGTTTTGAAAGATAATAAAAATATTCTATCCATATACTTTTAAAATTTTTATCTATCCAATCAGCCGCCAGCACTTCTTCTTCTCTTTCTCTTGGATATATTCCATGTTCAGTAAGAATAAGTTTGCCCATTTT
This genomic window contains:
- a CDS encoding putative glycosyltransferase codes for the protein MSVICIICEGAYPYVVGGVSSWVHELITSNPEHKFKLLCIIPNQEFAVQKYKLPNNLIEIQNILLDPYLGFSMIQVFKNNYFPNEDKKKSIAELFHFTTEKSQERISQIEKVFNSNIGKPLEVILGKNYWEVLIENYNSKYPDNNFNIYYWTYRNIILNLIQIGQAKIPEADIYHSVSTGYAGYLGALAVHRKMGKLILTEHGIYPREREEEVLAADWIDKNFKSIWIEYFYYLSKLTYQYCDLIISLFKYNSEVQIENGASSEKCVVIPNGIDEKLYSAIPKYKKEGFNVGSVLRIVPIKDVKMMIKGFKIASEKIPEAKLWLVGPYEEDIEYFEECKELVKDFVLSDKVIFTGRVDVKEYYSFLDLLLLTSISEGQPLSILEGLASGIPFIATDVGNCREILNGWTDVGKAGVIIPPTSYTDLGKELIKLYQNKNRLKEYAENGKIIVKKYYTKDFYINRYKEIYKKLGE